From a single Mus caroli chromosome X, CAROLI_EIJ_v1.1, whole genome shotgun sequence genomic region:
- the LOC110286501 gene encoding melanoma-associated antigen 10-like, translating into MSHPQKRQCYTFEGESQAQREQGLMAEGEESTDNNTSSSTSSTLPRKMPAGGIPNYHQSPQRALSPPIVIANIPISPTDEASVNQMELVLQHALSSKAIDLVQFLLLKYKMKELTNKAESVEKVIKDDEQYYNRIFNQASGGLKLVFGNDVIEVDPVVHTYALAIALGITYDGMLTDVQGMPKTGLLIIALGVICMHDYRVHEDMIWRALNIMGVTSMKNHYVAGNAKKLFH; encoded by the coding sequence ATGTCTCATCCTCAGAAGAGGCAGTGTTACACATTTGAGGGAGAATCTCAGGCCCAAAGAGAACAGGGCCTGATGGCTGAGGGGGAAGAGTCCACTGACAATAACACCTCCTCCTCCACTAGCTCAACCCTCCCCAGGAAGATGCCTGCTGGTGGAATACCAAATTATCACCAGAGTCCCCAGAGAGCCTTATCTCCTCCCATTGTTATAGCCAACATTCCAATATCCCCAACTGATGAGGCCTCTGTCAACCAAATGGAGTTGGTACTGCAGCATGCATTAAGTTCAAAGGCAATTGATTTGGTTCAGTTCCTGCTCCTCAAGTATAAAATGAAGGAGCTGACCAACAAGGCAGAGAGTGTAGAAAAGGTTATCAAAGATGATGAGCAGTATTACAATAGGATCTTTAATCAAGCCTCTGGGGGTTTGAAGCTGGTCTTTGGTAATGATGTGATAGAAGTGGACCCTGTTGTTCACACCTATGCCCTTGCCATTGCCCTGGGGATCACCTATGATGGAATGCTTACTGATGTCCAGGGCATGCCCAAGACAGGCCTCCTAATAATTGCCCTAGGTGTCATCTGCATGCATGATTACCGTGTCCATGAGGATATGATCTGGCGAGCACTAAATATCATGGGAGTAACTTCCATGAAAAATCACTATGTAGCTGGGAATGCCAAGAAGCTTTTTCACTGA